A genomic region of Geothrix edaphica contains the following coding sequences:
- a CDS encoding CHASE domain-containing protein: MADPTTSPAVPGRFRAAAVLVVGVALSLVGFFLARDAHYRQVEGQFREAARDRAESVAQGLRHSFEDVLVLRSYFESSDEVSRADFDAFTAPTLAMHPYTQAFQWLPEVGPENRSALEAEGRRYQPGFHFFWKDAGGRNVPIPPEARFHAVHYVAPYRGNEVVLGYSAEHVATRQETLDRARRTGEVAASGRIHLLQETGMQSGILVMAAVRDRQGRATGVVQGVFRAGDLVQKSIAILEPRGVDLRLLDDSAPEAEALLHLEPSPLAPMGKGGPSRLRHALGFDLAGRRWEVVVTPTPGYFTLEAGWRAWGVLAGGLAFSLVLAAYVRALLAGQAQIRTQVEVRTRELALETESHRRDAQALRESEARFRHLVEVMGEGMWVVDPQGMTTFVNRRMAEMLGYTPEEMVGRPLNAFLFEDEVPLSQRNLAQRREGIAAQHDFRFRKKDGSEIWTIVTGNPVLDEEKRVVSVLGIITDITERRQAEQAQLQSQKLESLGVLAGGIAHDFNNLLTAILGNINLAQMCIPPLSPAQPYLENLEKSVHRATALTRQMLAYSGRGRFVVAPLDLNQAVDEMSHLLGVSISKKVALRFQLQPGLPALMAEASQIQQVVMNLVTNASEAIGDREGIVSIRTGTQTFGEADLARDFPGQPIEPGTFLTLEVSDTGQGMTPEVQARIFEPFFTTKFTGRGLGLSAMQGIVRGHKGGIRVYSEVGKGTTFKLIFPAGLEAAPPWPAEGEPEGWTGSGTILVVDDEESVRAVAEAHLRSMGFDVIHASDGLEALEQFKARRGTIRAVLMDLTMPHMDGTETFRELRRLDPQCPVVLTSGYNEQDAIQDFQGKGLAAFVQKPFQRADLVKALRRALEG, encoded by the coding sequence GTGGCCGACCCTACGACCAGCCCCGCAGTCCCGGGCCGATTCCGTGCTGCGGCCGTGCTGGTGGTCGGGGTGGCCCTGTCCCTGGTGGGGTTCTTCCTGGCCCGGGACGCCCACTACCGCCAGGTGGAGGGGCAGTTCCGCGAGGCGGCCCGCGACCGCGCCGAGAGCGTGGCCCAGGGCCTCCGCCACAGCTTCGAAGATGTCCTCGTGCTCCGGAGCTATTTCGAATCCAGCGACGAGGTGAGCCGGGCGGACTTTGATGCCTTCACGGCACCCACGCTCGCCATGCATCCCTACACGCAGGCCTTCCAGTGGCTGCCGGAGGTGGGGCCCGAGAACCGGAGCGCCCTTGAGGCGGAGGGCCGGCGCTACCAGCCGGGGTTCCACTTCTTCTGGAAGGACGCCGGGGGCCGGAATGTCCCGATCCCTCCGGAGGCCCGGTTCCACGCCGTCCATTACGTGGCCCCCTACCGGGGCAACGAGGTGGTCCTGGGCTATTCGGCCGAACACGTGGCCACCCGCCAGGAGACGCTGGACCGGGCCCGGCGGACCGGTGAGGTCGCCGCCAGCGGCCGGATCCACCTGCTCCAGGAGACCGGGATGCAATCGGGGATCCTCGTCATGGCGGCCGTGCGGGATCGGCAGGGCCGCGCCACGGGGGTGGTGCAGGGGGTCTTCCGGGCCGGGGACCTGGTGCAGAAGTCCATCGCCATCCTGGAGCCGCGGGGGGTGGACCTGCGCCTGCTGGACGACAGCGCCCCGGAGGCCGAGGCTCTGCTGCATCTGGAGCCTTCGCCGCTCGCGCCCATGGGGAAAGGCGGTCCTTCCCGGCTGCGGCATGCCCTCGGCTTCGACCTGGCGGGGCGGCGCTGGGAAGTGGTCGTCACCCCGACACCGGGCTACTTCACGCTGGAGGCGGGGTGGCGGGCCTGGGGCGTCCTGGCCGGAGGGCTCGCCTTCAGCCTGGTCCTCGCGGCCTACGTGCGGGCCCTGCTGGCCGGCCAGGCCCAGATCCGCACCCAGGTGGAGGTCCGGACCCGCGAGCTGGCCCTGGAGACCGAGAGCCATCGCCGCGATGCCCAGGCCCTGCGGGAGAGCGAGGCGCGGTTCCGCCACCTGGTGGAGGTGATGGGTGAGGGCATGTGGGTGGTGGATCCCCAGGGGATGACCACCTTCGTGAACCGCCGCATGGCCGAGATGCTGGGGTACACCCCGGAGGAGATGGTCGGCCGGCCCCTCAACGCCTTCCTGTTCGAGGATGAGGTGCCGCTCTCCCAGCGCAACCTGGCCCAGCGCCGCGAAGGCATCGCCGCGCAGCATGACTTCCGGTTCCGGAAGAAGGACGGCTCGGAGATCTGGACCATCGTGACCGGCAACCCGGTGTTGGACGAGGAAAAGCGCGTGGTGAGCGTGCTGGGCATCATCACGGACATCACGGAGCGGCGGCAGGCCGAGCAGGCCCAGCTCCAGAGCCAGAAGCTGGAGAGCCTCGGGGTGCTCGCCGGGGGCATCGCCCACGACTTCAACAACCTGCTCACGGCCATCCTGGGGAACATCAACCTGGCCCAGATGTGCATCCCGCCGCTGTCCCCCGCCCAGCCCTACCTGGAGAACCTGGAGAAGTCCGTCCACCGCGCCACCGCCCTCACGCGGCAGATGCTGGCCTACTCGGGCCGGGGCCGGTTCGTGGTGGCTCCCCTGGACCTGAACCAGGCCGTGGATGAGATGTCGCACCTGCTCGGGGTCTCCATCTCCAAGAAGGTGGCGCTCCGGTTCCAGCTGCAGCCGGGGCTTCCCGCCCTCATGGCGGAGGCCTCCCAGATCCAGCAGGTGGTGATGAACCTGGTGACCAACGCCTCCGAGGCCATCGGCGACCGCGAGGGCATCGTCTCCATCCGGACCGGCACGCAGACCTTTGGCGAGGCGGACCTGGCGCGGGACTTCCCGGGCCAGCCCATCGAGCCGGGGACCTTCCTCACGCTGGAGGTCTCGGACACGGGCCAGGGCATGACCCCCGAAGTGCAGGCCCGCATCTTCGAGCCCTTCTTCACCACCAAGTTCACGGGCCGTGGCCTGGGCCTGTCGGCCATGCAGGGCATCGTCCGCGGCCACAAGGGCGGCATCCGCGTCTACAGCGAGGTCGGGAAGGGCACCACCTTCAAGCTCATCTTCCCCGCGGGGCTGGAGGCCGCGCCCCCCTGGCCGGCCGAAGGCGAGCCGGAGGGGTGGACCGGCTCGGGCACCATCCTCGTGGTGGATGACGAGGAGAGCGTGCGGGCGGTGGCCGAGGCCCACCTCCGGTCCATGGGCTTCGACGTGATCCATGCCAGCGATGGCCTGGAGGCCCTGGAGCAGTTCAAGGCGCGGCGCGGCACCATCCGGGCCGTACTTATGGACCTCACCATGCCGCATATGGACGGGACCGAGACGTTCCGCGAGCTGCGGCGCCTGGACCCCCAGTGCCCCGTGGTGCTCACGAGCGGGTACAACGAGCAGGACGCCATCCAGGACTTCCAGGGCAAGGGGCTCGCGGCCTTCGTGCAGAAACCCTTCCAGCGGGCGGACCTGGTGAAGGCCCTGCGGAGGGCGCTGGAAGGCTGA
- a CDS encoding tetratricopeptide repeat protein → MNRNIMFALAGGLVAGFLAGYFVGAGSAKETTVTTAAPTAGVVLPAPSLGGGMGAGVAAPGQLPPGMGLPNAEVQARIIRMEGIVKAEPKNHDAWVGLGNDYFDSHQPQKAVDAYAKALALKPDDPDILTDQGVMYRQLNQFDKAIANFQKAGKINPAHVPSLFNLGIVYAGDLHKPDEAAKAWNKVLVIAPNSEQATQARQLLAQLNKGGAPR, encoded by the coding sequence TTGAACCGGAACATCATGTTCGCCCTGGCTGGAGGCCTCGTCGCCGGTTTCCTGGCGGGCTACTTCGTCGGCGCCGGTAGCGCCAAAGAGACCACCGTCACCACGGCCGCCCCCACGGCCGGTGTGGTCCTGCCCGCCCCCTCCCTGGGCGGCGGCATGGGAGCCGGCGTCGCCGCTCCCGGCCAGCTCCCGCCGGGGATGGGCCTTCCGAACGCCGAGGTGCAGGCCCGCATCATCCGCATGGAAGGCATCGTGAAGGCCGAGCCCAAGAACCACGACGCCTGGGTGGGTCTCGGCAACGACTACTTCGACAGCCACCAGCCCCAGAAGGCCGTGGACGCCTACGCCAAGGCCCTGGCCCTGAAGCCCGATGACCCGGACATCCTCACGGACCAGGGCGTGATGTACCGCCAGCTCAACCAGTTCGACAAGGCCATCGCCAACTTCCAGAAGGCCGGCAAGATCAATCCGGCCCATGTGCCCAGCCTCTTCAACCTCGGCATCGTGTACGCCGGCGACCTCCACAAGCCTGACGAGGCCGCCAAGGCCTGGAACAAGGTCCTGGTCATCGCCCCGAACAGCGAGCAGGCCACCCAGGCCCGCCAGCTGCTGGCCCAGCTCAACAAGGGCGGCGCCCCCCGCTGA
- the bioD gene encoding dethiobiotin synthase produces MLNLDALPSPLWVLGTGTGVGKTFVASRIARSWAECGPVAYRKPFQTGVDRADHPEADASAVAGPGITAESHVLLRAPLSPLAAALREGRVLDLEATAAWCRRPAEGRVLLEGVGGLMVPLAPKVHFLAWATELQIPCVLVALGGLGTLNHTLLSAEALMLRGWRIESVLLNPGADGVPREAARENATLLQGFLPIPVHVLK; encoded by the coding sequence ATGCTGAACCTCGACGCCCTCCCCAGCCCGCTCTGGGTCCTCGGAACCGGAACGGGCGTGGGGAAGACCTTCGTGGCCTCGCGCATCGCGCGCAGCTGGGCGGAGTGCGGCCCGGTCGCCTACCGCAAGCCCTTCCAGACCGGTGTGGACCGGGCGGATCACCCCGAGGCGGACGCCAGCGCCGTGGCGGGTCCGGGCATCACCGCCGAAAGCCATGTCCTGCTGCGGGCGCCGCTCTCGCCCCTGGCCGCGGCCCTGCGGGAAGGCCGTGTGCTGGACCTGGAAGCCACCGCCGCCTGGTGCCGCCGCCCCGCCGAGGGCCGGGTCCTGCTGGAAGGCGTGGGCGGCCTCATGGTGCCCCTGGCGCCGAAGGTCCACTTCCTGGCCTGGGCCACGGAGCTGCAGATCCCCTGCGTGCTGGTGGCCCTGGGCGGCCTGGGCACCCTCAACCACACCCTGCTCAGCGCCGAGGCCCTCATGCTCCGCGGCTGGCGCATCGAGTCCGTGCTGCTCAACCCAGGCGCTGATGGCGTGCCGCGGGAGGCAGCAAGAGAGAATGCGACCCTCTTACAAGGATTTCTTCCCATTCCCGTTCATGTCCTGAAATAA
- the bioA gene encoding adenosylmethionine--8-amino-7-oxononanoate transaminase — protein MPTPLPPDWTDRLALDRAHVWHPFTQMQVHEADPPVPVVGGEGCDLLLANGERVLDGVSSWWTCLHGHGHPRLVSALERQAAKLDHVMFAGFTHEPALELVVRLRPKLPPNLTRAFFSDDGSTAVEVALKMAFQAQLQRGETGRDRFGALRGGYHGDTLGAVGVGELDNFMTGLFRPLLLACERLEVPEDPRREVSPDLAGWPERLEAARQSMAAFFATHGERLAAFIAEPLIQCAGGMRMWPPELLQELRAQCDAFGVYLILDEVATGFGRTGTFLASEQAAVAPDLLCLSKGLTGGTLPLSMTWATEELYGHFWGTPASGRAFLHGHSYTGNPIACAVACASLALFDDEPVLANAAALNEAMTAAFTALTAHPAVRQARVLGTIGACRLVDPATGAAHDTEDRFGWRLHRRALDHGLLVRPMGDCLYLLPPLSTPPARIHEAAETLLGLL, from the coding sequence ATGCCCACGCCCCTGCCCCCCGACTGGACCGACCGCCTCGCCCTGGATCGCGCCCATGTGTGGCACCCCTTCACCCAGATGCAGGTGCACGAGGCGGACCCGCCGGTGCCGGTGGTCGGCGGTGAGGGCTGCGACCTCCTGCTGGCCAACGGCGAGCGGGTACTGGACGGCGTCTCCAGCTGGTGGACCTGCCTGCATGGCCATGGCCATCCGAGGCTGGTGAGCGCCCTGGAGCGTCAGGCCGCGAAGCTCGATCACGTGATGTTCGCGGGCTTCACCCACGAGCCCGCCCTGGAGCTGGTGGTGCGGCTGCGGCCGAAGCTCCCGCCGAACCTCACCCGGGCCTTCTTTTCCGACGACGGCAGCACGGCCGTGGAGGTGGCCCTCAAGATGGCCTTCCAGGCCCAGCTGCAGCGGGGCGAGACGGGCCGCGACCGCTTCGGCGCGCTGCGGGGCGGCTATCACGGCGACACGCTCGGCGCCGTGGGCGTGGGGGAGTTGGACAACTTCATGACGGGCCTCTTCCGGCCCCTGCTGCTGGCCTGCGAGCGGCTGGAGGTGCCCGAGGATCCGCGGCGCGAGGTGTCACCTGATCTTGCCGGCTGGCCCGAGCGCCTGGAGGCGGCCCGCCAGTCCATGGCCGCCTTCTTCGCCACCCACGGGGAGCGCCTCGCGGCCTTCATCGCCGAGCCGCTCATCCAGTGTGCGGGCGGCATGCGCATGTGGCCGCCGGAACTCCTGCAGGAGCTGCGGGCCCAGTGCGATGCCTTCGGCGTCTACCTGATCCTCGACGAGGTGGCCACGGGCTTCGGCCGCACGGGCACCTTCCTCGCGAGCGAACAGGCGGCCGTCGCGCCGGACCTGCTCTGCCTCTCCAAGGGCCTCACGGGCGGCACCCTGCCCCTGTCCATGACCTGGGCCACGGAGGAGCTCTACGGCCACTTCTGGGGCACGCCCGCCTCGGGCCGCGCCTTCCTCCACGGCCACAGCTACACCGGCAACCCCATCGCCTGCGCCGTGGCCTGCGCCAGCCTCGCCCTCTTCGATGACGAGCCCGTGCTGGCGAATGCCGCCGCCCTGAACGAAGCGATGACGGCGGCCTTCACGGCCCTGACCGCCCATCCCGCCGTGCGCCAGGCCCGGGTGCTGGGCACCATCGGCGCCTGCCGGCTGGTGGATCCCGCCACCGGCGCGGCCCACGACACCGAGGATCGCTTCGGCTGGCGCCTCCACCGCCGGGCCCTGGACCATGGCCTGCTGGTGCGGCCCATGGGCGACTGCCTCTACCTGCTGCCCCCCCTCAGCACGCCCCCCGCGCGGATCCACGAGGCCGCGGAGACGCTGCTGGGCCTGCTCTGA
- a CDS encoding MBL fold metallo-hydrolase, with protein sequence MRALLLATTLLLPGTAMTPSVPTIAARLEPLRLGQLQVWKLQDGRLSLAASLLKGLDAAEARRLLGDRDAADTPVNAYLVRMPGHTVLVDTGTGKDPEEDSGHLTEQLAAAGVAPSDVDLILITHEHFDHIGGLLKADGTRAFPRAVLRVARREHAFWTEDPSRLPERLRDRAPKLKALFEVYGKAGAFRPFEDGEELALGLRALPAHGHTGGHTVYAFTSGGHELWCIGDLIHFGAVQFQRPEVGVAFDLDGDRAVKVRQDLFREAVHRKVVLAGAHLPQIVRIAPKGAGYEAVPVR encoded by the coding sequence ATGCGCGCCCTCCTCCTCGCCACGACCCTCCTGCTGCCGGGAACCGCCATGACGCCCTCCGTCCCGACGATCGCTGCCCGCCTCGAACCCCTGCGCCTGGGCCAGCTGCAGGTGTGGAAGCTGCAGGACGGGCGGCTCTCTCTCGCCGCCTCGCTCCTCAAGGGCCTCGATGCGGCGGAGGCGCGGCGGCTGCTGGGCGACCGGGACGCTGCGGACACACCGGTGAACGCCTACCTCGTGCGGATGCCAGGCCACACCGTCCTGGTGGACACCGGCACTGGGAAGGATCCTGAGGAGGACTCGGGCCACCTGACCGAGCAGCTCGCAGCGGCGGGCGTGGCACCCTCGGACGTTGACCTCATCCTCATCACCCACGAACACTTCGACCACATCGGCGGCCTGCTGAAGGCAGACGGAACGCGGGCCTTCCCCAGGGCGGTCCTGCGGGTGGCCCGCCGCGAGCACGCCTTCTGGACGGAGGATCCCTCACGCCTGCCCGAGCGCCTGCGGGACCGGGCGCCGAAGCTGAAGGCCCTCTTCGAGGTCTACGGAAAAGCCGGCGCCTTCCGCCCCTTTGAGGACGGCGAGGAACTCGCTCTGGGCCTCCGGGCCCTCCCGGCCCACGGCCACACCGGCGGCCACACGGTCTACGCCTTCACCTCCGGAGGCCATGAGCTCTGGTGCATCGGCGACCTCATCCACTTCGGGGCGGTGCAGTTCCAGCGGCCCGAGGTGGGCGTCGCCTTCGACCTGGATGGGGACCGTGCCGTGAAGGTCCGCCAGGACCTGTTCCGCGAGGCCGTACACCGGAAGGTGGTGCTGGCGGGCGCTCACCTGCCGCAGATCGTGCGGATCGCGCCGAAGGGGGCGGGCTACGAGGCGGTGCCGGTACGCTGA
- a CDS encoding fumarylacetoacetate hydrolase family protein — MKLVTFLKADAEKTGAVMADGRILDFAAAEPRLAVDMLTLIRRQDELLPLARALAAAPPAQALVDPGTVRLLAPVPRPVSMRDGYAFRQHVATARRNRGLEMIPEFDLFPVTYFTNHLAVTGPGKVLVQDHHLVRLDFELEVAIVTGRPLRNATLEEADAAIFGYMVMNDWSARMLQMEEMKLSLGPCKGKDFATSLGPWLVTKDELNLERTAAGELLHARMTCDVNGHRLSDGNADSMNWTFAQILQRSSYGIQMQAGEVVGSGTVGTGCLLELNGSKVTDNLWLKAGDEVVLEVEGLGRLVNTVTHAPERLVDVPASLVGGTLPDLYAGTPSGEAGD, encoded by the coding sequence ATGAAGCTGGTGACGTTCCTGAAGGCCGACGCCGAGAAGACCGGCGCCGTGATGGCGGACGGCCGCATCCTCGACTTCGCCGCCGCCGAGCCCCGCCTGGCCGTGGACATGCTGACCCTCATCCGCCGCCAGGACGAGCTGCTGCCCCTGGCCCGGGCCCTGGCCGCCGCGCCGCCGGCCCAGGCCCTCGTCGATCCCGGCACCGTGCGCCTGCTGGCCCCCGTGCCCCGACCTGTGTCCATGCGCGACGGCTACGCCTTCCGCCAGCACGTGGCCACGGCGCGCCGCAACCGCGGGCTCGAGATGATCCCCGAGTTCGACCTCTTCCCCGTCACCTACTTCACCAACCACCTGGCCGTCACGGGCCCCGGCAAAGTGCTGGTGCAGGACCACCACCTCGTGCGCCTGGACTTCGAGCTGGAGGTGGCCATCGTCACGGGCCGCCCCCTGAGGAACGCCACACTGGAGGAGGCGGACGCGGCCATCTTCGGCTACATGGTGATGAACGACTGGAGCGCCCGCATGCTCCAGATGGAGGAGATGAAGCTCTCCCTGGGCCCCTGCAAGGGCAAGGACTTCGCCACCAGCCTGGGCCCGTGGCTCGTCACCAAGGATGAGCTGAACCTGGAACGGACCGCCGCCGGCGAGCTGCTCCACGCCCGCATGACCTGCGACGTGAACGGCCACCGCCTGTCCGACGGCAACGCCGACAGCATGAACTGGACCTTCGCCCAGATCCTCCAGCGCAGCAGCTACGGCATCCAGATGCAGGCCGGTGAGGTCGTCGGCAGCGGCACCGTGGGGACGGGCTGCCTGCTGGAGCTGAACGGGTCGAAGGTCACCGACAACCTCTGGCTCAAGGCCGGTGACGAGGTGGTGCTGGAGGTCGAGGGCCTGGGCCGCCTGGTGAACACCGTCACCCACGCGCCGGAGCGGCTGGTGGACGTGCCCGCGTCCCTCGTGGGTGGCACGCTCCCGGACCTCTACGCCGGCACGCCCAGCGGCGAGGCCGGAGACTGA
- a CDS encoding proline iminopeptidase-family hydrolase — MRRLFVLLLALLLGSAGASAQKAPSLHSYFADASAVREGGVKLIPVQTPKGTFKVWTKRFGNNPRIKVLLLHGGPGATHEYFESLEGYLPAEGIEFIYYDQLGSAYSDQPKDTDLWTTERFVEEVEQVRKALGLDRSNFYLLGHSWGGILATEYALKYGANLKGLIISNMMMSIPDYNRYAEEVLAKGMDPAVVKEVKELEAKGQYESPRYMELLLPNFYTKHLCRLPEWPDAANRGFGKINKQIYVLMQGPSEFGASGRLEKWDRKADLPKLAMPTLVIGGTYDTMDPAHMKWVSTQVQHGSFLLCPNGSHMAMWDDQRTYCEGLIRFLKATDAGGKTVAFGKP, encoded by the coding sequence ATGCGACGCCTCTTCGTCCTTCTCCTCGCGCTGCTGCTCGGATCGGCGGGAGCCTCCGCCCAGAAGGCTCCCAGCCTGCACTCCTATTTCGCAGACGCTTCAGCGGTCCGCGAGGGCGGTGTGAAGCTCATCCCCGTCCAGACGCCCAAGGGCACCTTCAAGGTCTGGACCAAGCGCTTCGGGAACAACCCGCGCATCAAGGTGCTGCTGCTCCACGGCGGGCCCGGCGCCACCCATGAGTACTTCGAGTCGCTGGAGGGCTACCTTCCCGCCGAAGGCATCGAGTTCATCTACTACGACCAGCTGGGGAGCGCCTACTCGGACCAGCCCAAAGACACCGACCTCTGGACCACGGAGCGGTTCGTCGAGGAAGTCGAGCAGGTCCGGAAGGCCCTGGGGCTCGACCGCTCCAACTTCTACCTGCTGGGCCACTCCTGGGGCGGCATCCTCGCCACGGAATACGCCCTGAAATACGGCGCGAACCTCAAGGGTCTGATCATCTCCAACATGATGATGAGCATCCCCGACTACAACCGGTACGCCGAGGAGGTGCTGGCCAAGGGCATGGACCCCGCTGTGGTGAAAGAGGTGAAGGAGCTGGAGGCCAAGGGGCAGTACGAGAGCCCGCGGTACATGGAGCTGCTGCTGCCGAATTTCTACACAAAGCACCTGTGCCGCCTCCCGGAGTGGCCGGACGCCGCGAACCGGGGCTTCGGGAAGATCAACAAGCAGATCTACGTGCTCATGCAGGGCCCCAGCGAGTTCGGCGCCTCCGGCCGCCTGGAGAAGTGGGACCGCAAGGCCGACCTGCCGAAGCTGGCCATGCCCACGCTGGTCATCGGCGGCACCTACGACACCATGGACCCCGCCCACATGAAGTGGGTCTCCACCCAGGTGCAGCACGGCAGCTTCCTGCTCTGCCCCAACGGCAGCCACATGGCCATGTGGGACGACCAGCGCACCTACTGCGAAGGCCTCATCCGCTTCCTCAAGGCGACGGACGCCGGCGGGAAGACCGTCGCCTTCGGGAAGCCATGA
- a CDS encoding flavin reductase family protein: MSFRTILPGDLSPIETNALLCGGVAPRPIALASTISKDGIRNLSPFSFFNAFGSNPPTVAFAPNRRGRDGTVKHTYLNAVATGEFVIAAVSHAMLHPMNVASAEWPDGVDEFPKSGLTPLPARLVRPALVAESPFQMECRLQQVVELGSGPGSGLMLLGEVLAFHVREDCFVDGLLHPDALDLIGRNGGAFYTRASGAAVFQVPKPAGKPLGYDALPEPLKQSRILTANDLGQLANSPGLPDLEAMLGVPGDPIGAEGLDHAIHEALERGALDEAWRLAGLRLRA, from the coding sequence ATGAGCTTTCGAACCATCCTCCCAGGTGACCTCTCGCCCATCGAGACCAACGCCCTCCTCTGCGGCGGCGTGGCCCCGCGCCCCATCGCCCTGGCCAGCACCATCTCGAAGGACGGCATCCGGAACCTGTCGCCCTTCAGCTTCTTCAACGCCTTCGGCTCGAACCCGCCCACGGTGGCCTTCGCGCCCAACCGCCGGGGCCGCGACGGCACCGTGAAGCACACCTACCTGAACGCCGTGGCCACGGGCGAGTTCGTCATCGCCGCCGTGAGCCACGCCATGCTGCACCCCATGAACGTGGCCAGCGCCGAGTGGCCTGACGGCGTGGACGAATTCCCCAAGAGCGGCCTCACGCCGCTGCCCGCGCGGCTCGTGCGGCCCGCCCTGGTGGCGGAGAGCCCCTTCCAGATGGAGTGCCGCCTCCAGCAGGTGGTGGAGCTGGGCAGCGGTCCGGGGTCTGGCCTCATGCTCCTCGGCGAGGTGCTGGCCTTCCACGTGCGGGAGGACTGCTTCGTGGACGGCCTCCTCCACCCCGATGCCCTGGACCTCATCGGCCGCAACGGCGGCGCCTTCTACACCCGGGCCAGCGGCGCGGCAGTGTTCCAGGTGCCCAAGCCCGCCGGGAAGCCCCTGGGCTACGACGCCCTGCCCGAACCCCTGAAGCAAAGCCGCATCCTCACCGCCAACGACCTGGGTCAGCTGGCCAACAGCCCCGGCCTGCCGGACCTGGAGGCCATGCTCGGGGTTCCCGGCGACCCCATCGGTGCGGAGGGGCTCGACCACGCCATCCATGAGGCCCTGGAGCGGGGAGCGCTCGACGAAGCGTGGCGGCTGGCGGGTCTGCGGCTGAGGGCCTAG
- a CDS encoding mechanosensitive ion channel family protein: MVLSDGMFTFLQPVPGGATQHAGRFLGWMERTGWEKLQHLLLVALAGLALLLAVKLVTRAVRRAVDDGNEDVTTDAERRAETLGSVLTNTARVAVVAFLLLMVLSEFGVNIGPLVAGAGIAGVALGFGAQSLVKDVISGFFLLLENQFGVGDIVNVDDKHIGTVERMTLRVTQLRDSEGRAHFVPNGSIVRVVVLSKDFARALVDVEVDYDADPDRVFEVLRELGRKLHADRPDQVLEPLEVKGVEALGASGFTIRTFTKTAPGAQWEVARELRRRILLAFREAGIEIPYPQRVVHHRGAPGLEVDAEG; this comes from the coding sequence ATGGTCCTGTCCGATGGGATGTTCACTTTCCTCCAGCCCGTGCCGGGAGGGGCCACGCAGCATGCGGGCCGGTTCCTGGGCTGGATGGAGCGGACCGGCTGGGAGAAGCTCCAGCACCTGCTCCTGGTGGCCCTGGCGGGGCTGGCGCTGCTGCTGGCCGTGAAGCTGGTCACCCGGGCCGTGCGGCGGGCCGTGGATGATGGCAACGAGGATGTGACCACCGACGCCGAGCGCCGGGCGGAGACCCTCGGCAGTGTGCTCACCAATACCGCCCGCGTGGCCGTGGTCGCGTTTCTCCTGCTGATGGTGCTCTCGGAATTCGGGGTGAACATCGGGCCCCTGGTGGCCGGCGCCGGGATTGCGGGCGTGGCCCTGGGCTTTGGCGCCCAGAGCCTGGTGAAGGACGTCATCAGCGGCTTCTTCCTCCTGCTGGAGAACCAGTTCGGCGTGGGGGACATCGTGAACGTGGACGACAAGCACATCGGCACCGTGGAGCGCATGACGCTGCGCGTGACCCAGCTCCGGGACTCGGAGGGCCGCGCCCACTTCGTGCCCAACGGCTCCATCGTGCGGGTGGTGGTGCTGTCCAAGGACTTCGCCCGGGCCCTGGTGGACGTGGAAGTGGACTACGACGCGGACCCCGACCGGGTTTTCGAGGTGCTGAGGGAACTGGGGCGGAAGCTGCATGCGGACCGCCCCGACCAGGTGCTGGAGCCGCTGGAGGTGAAGGGCGTGGAGGCCCTCGGGGCCAGCGGGTTCACCATCCGGACCTTCACCAAGACCGCGCCGGGAGCCCAGTGGGAAGTGGCGCGGGAACTGCGCCGGCGCATCCTCCTGGCCTTCCGCGAGGCCGGCATCGAGATCCCCTATCCCCAGCGGGTGGTGCACCACCGGGGAGCCCCTGGGCTCGAGGTGGATGCCGAGGGCTAG
- a CDS encoding DoxX family membrane protein yields the protein MKWAVIVVRSLMGLLFLFASITFLFKLITPPPPTGAMKTFSDGLMASRYLMPTVKVIELACGLAFLSGRFVPLATVLIAPIIVNIVLVHAFLAPEGLPLAIFLVLANGFLAYHHRESYRPLFKM from the coding sequence ATGAAATGGGCCGTCATCGTCGTGCGCAGCCTGATGGGGCTGCTGTTCCTCTTCGCGTCCATCACGTTCCTGTTCAAGCTCATCACGCCGCCACCGCCCACGGGTGCCATGAAGACCTTCAGCGACGGCCTGATGGCCTCCCGCTACCTCATGCCCACCGTGAAGGTCATCGAGCTGGCCTGCGGCCTGGCCTTCCTGTCGGGACGCTTCGTGCCCCTGGCCACGGTGCTGATCGCGCCCATCATCGTGAACATCGTCCTCGTCCACGCCTTCCTGGCCCCGGAAGGGCTGCCCCTGGCCATCTTCCTAGTGCTGGCCAACGGCTTCCTGGCCTACCACCACCGGGAGAGCTACAGGCCCCTGTTCAAGATGTAG